The region GACGGTCGCCAATGGACTCCAGCAGCTCGGCGTAATCGCGCGGCTCTGGCTTGTTACCGCCAGGCAGTTCCAGACCCAGTTCGGCCAGCACGGAGCGGAACGCGGTGATGGCTTCCGTCGACGGTTTATCGTGAATACGGAACAGCGCAGGCTCTTTGGCTTTCTCGACGAATCGTGCCGCCGAGATGTTCGCCAGAATCATACACTCTTCGATCAGCTTGTGCGCATCGTTACGCTGGGTCTGCTCGATACGCTCAATGCGGCGTTCCGCGTTGAAAATGAATTTCGCTTCTTCACTCTCAAAGGAGATCCCGCCGCGCTCTTCGCGCGCCTGATCCAGCGTTTTGTAGAGGTTATGCAGCTCTTCGATGTGTTTAACCAGCGGCGCGTACTGTTCGCGCAGATCCTGGTCGCCCTGCAGCATATGCCAGACCTTGGTATAGGTCAGACGCGCGTGCGAGCTCATCACCGCTTCGTAGAACTTGTAGCCGGTTAAGCGCCCTTTGGTGGAGATGGTCATCTCGCAAACCATACAGAGGCGGTCAACCTGCGGGTTCAGGGAGCACAGGCCGTTAGACAGCACTTCCGGCAGCATCGGCACGACCTGGGACGGGAAGTAGACCGAGGTACCGCGGCTGCGCGCTTCGTTATCCAGCGGAGTGTGCGGACGAACATAGTAGCTTACGTCTGCAATAGCGACCCACAGGCGCCAGCCGCCGCCGCGTTTTTTCTCGCAGTAGACGGCGTCATCGAAGTCGCGGGCGTCTTCACCGTCGATAGTGACCAGCGGCAGGGCGCGCAGATCCACGCGGCCCACCTTGGACTCTTCCGGGACTTCTTCGCGCAGGCTTTCGATCTGCTCTTCAACCGCTTTCGGCCAGATGTACGGAATTTCATGGGTACGCAGCGCCATATCAACGGCCATTGTGGTGCCCATGTTGTCGCCAAGCACTTCGACGATTTTACCTACCGCTTTAGTGCGACGGGTTGGGCGCTGGGTGAGTTCCACCACCACAACAAAGCCCATGCGGGCGCCCATCACCTCTTCAGGTGGGATCAGAATGTCGAAGCTCAGACGGCTGTCGTCCGGCACCACGAAGCCCACGCCCGCGTCGGTAAAGTAGCGGCCAACGATCTGGCTGGTTTTTGGCACCAGAACGCGTACCACGCGCGCTTCGCGGCGACCTTTACGGTCAGCGCCCAGCGGCTGCGCCAGGATCTGGTCGCCGTGAATGCACATTTTCATCTGTTCAGATGAGAGATACAGATCGTCTTTACGGCCTTCCACGCGCAGGAAGCCGAAGCCATCGCGGTGACCAATGACGGTCCCTTTCAGCAGGTCGAGGCGTTCTGGCAGCGCGTAGCACTGGCGGCGGGTAAAGACCAGCTGCCCGTCACGCTCCATTGCGCGCAGGCGGCGGCGAAGGGCTTCAATTTGCTCTTCACCTTCAATGTTCAGTTCAACGGCAAGTTCTTCACGATTGGCGGGTTTTTCGCGTTTTGTTAAGTGTTCAATGATGAACTCGCGGCTGGGAATAGGATTCGCGTATTTTTCGGCTTCGCGTTCCTGGAAAGGATCATGTGACATGTCGGTTCCTCCGTTGTCAGCTCCGGTGGAAATTTTCTTCATTCCACCAGCAATAATTTATAAAGCGGTTGATTCTCTTCAACCAAATCGGCCAGCGTGTAGTTATCCAGTTCCATGAGAAAACTTTGCACGGCCTTTGAAAGCGCCTTTTTCAGGCGGCAAGCGGGCGTGATGTGGCAGAACTCGCTGCTGCAGTTCACCAGAGACAGCGGCTCCAGTTCACGTACCACATCGCCCACACGAATACTCTGTGCCGGTTTACCGAGACGGATCCCACCATTCTTCCCGCGGACGGCAGCAACGTACCCGGCACGACTAAGTTGATTGATTATTTTGACCATATGATTACGGGATACGCCGTAGACCTCTGTAACTTCAGAGATACTGGTCATCTTCCCCTCGGGTAACGACGCCATGTAAATCAGCGCACGTAAGCCGTAATCGGTGAAACTTGTTAACTGCACATCAACCTCAGGAAAAAAGGGAAAACGCGGTCAAACCGCAGAGATATTCATTAATGATGATAAACCAGCCAGATAGTTAGCGGCTAATTTATTTGACAGACGGGGCGAAAAAGCGGAGATCCAGGAGCGTTCGCCGGATGGCGCTACGCTTATCTGGCCTACGGGTCCCCCCGCAGGCCAGCATTCACGAAGATTATGCGTCGAACGGGTCGCGCAGGATCATCGTTTCAGTACGATCCGGGCCGGTAGAAATAATATCGATCGGCACTTCGGTCAGTTCTTCAATACGCTTGATGTAATCCAGCGCCGCCTGCGGCAGGCCGCTACGCTCTTTCACACCGAAAGTGGTCTCAGACCAGCCCGGCATGGTTTCGTAGATTGGCTCAATGCCTTCCCAGTCGTCAGCTGCCAGCGGAGTGGTGGTCACTTCGCGGCCGTCTGGCATACGGTAGCCTACGCAGATTTTCACTTCTTTCAGGCCGTCCAGTACGTCCAGCTTGGTCAGGCAGAAGCCAGAGAGGGAGTTGATCTGCACTGCACGACGTACTGCAACCGCATCCAGCCAGCCGGTACGACGACGACGACCGGTGGTCGCGCCAAACTCGTTACCTTGCTTGCACAGGAACTCGCCGGTTTCATCAAACAGCTCGGTCGGGAATGGACCCGCACCCACGCGAGTGGAGTACGCTTTGATGATGCCCAGAACGTAATCCACATAACGTGGACCCAGGCCAGAGCCGGTCGCCACGCCACCTGCAGTGGTGTTAGAGGAGGTGACGTACGGATAGGTACCGTGGTCGATGTCCAGCAGCGTACCCTGCGCGCCTTCGAACATGACGAAATCGCCACGCTTGCGCGCCTGGTCCAGCAAATCGGACACATCAACAACCATACCGGTCAGAATGTCAGCAATCGCCATGACGTCATCCAGCACTTTCTGGTAGTCAACAGCGTCAGCTTTGTAGAAGTTCACCAGCTGGAAGTTGTGATATTCCATCACTTCTTTCAGTTTTTCAGCGAAGGTTGCTTTGTCGAAGAGGTCACC is a window of Enterobacter pseudoroggenkampii DNA encoding:
- the rnr gene encoding ribonuclease R, yielding MSHDPFQEREAEKYANPIPSREFIIEHLTKREKPANREELAVELNIEGEEQIEALRRRLRAMERDGQLVFTRRQCYALPERLDLLKGTVIGHRDGFGFLRVEGRKDDLYLSSEQMKMCIHGDQILAQPLGADRKGRREARVVRVLVPKTSQIVGRYFTDAGVGFVVPDDSRLSFDILIPPEEVMGARMGFVVVVELTQRPTRRTKAVGKIVEVLGDNMGTTMAVDMALRTHEIPYIWPKAVEEQIESLREEVPEESKVGRVDLRALPLVTIDGEDARDFDDAVYCEKKRGGGWRLWVAIADVSYYVRPHTPLDNEARSRGTSVYFPSQVVPMLPEVLSNGLCSLNPQVDRLCMVCEMTISTKGRLTGYKFYEAVMSSHARLTYTKVWHMLQGDQDLREQYAPLVKHIEELHNLYKTLDQAREERGGISFESEEAKFIFNAERRIERIEQTQRNDAHKLIEECMILANISAARFVEKAKEPALFRIHDKPSTEAITAFRSVLAELGLELPGGNKPEPRDYAELLESIGDRPDAEMLQTMLLRSMKQAIYDPENRGHFGLALQSYAHFTSPIRRYPDLSLHRAIKYLLAQEQGHKGNTTETGGYHYSMEEMLQLGQHCSMTERRADEATRDVADWLKCDFMLDQVGNVFKGVIASVTGFGFFVRLDELFIDGLVHVSSLDNDYYRFDQVGQRLIGESGGQTYRLGDRVEVKVEAVNMDDRKIDFSLISSERAPRNVGKTERERAKKTGNGKPGGGKRRQAGKKVNFEPDSAFRGEKKQKPKAAKKEARSAKKPSAKTQKIAAATKAKRAAKKKQAE
- the nsrR gene encoding nitric oxide-sensing transcriptional repressor NsrR; translated protein: MQLTSFTDYGLRALIYMASLPEGKMTSISEVTEVYGVSRNHMVKIINQLSRAGYVAAVRGKNGGIRLGKPAQSIRVGDVVRELEPLSLVNCSSEFCHITPACRLKKALSKAVQSFLMELDNYTLADLVEENQPLYKLLLVE
- a CDS encoding adenylosuccinate synthase, with translation MGNNVVVLGTQWGDEGKGKIVDLLTERAKYVVRYQGGHNAGHTLVINGEKTVLHLIPSGILRDNVTSIIGNGVVLSPAALMKEMKGLEDRGIPVRERLLLSEACPLILDYHVALDVAREKARGAKAIGTTGRGIGPAYEDKVARRGLRVGDLFDKATFAEKLKEVMEYHNFQLVNFYKADAVDYQKVLDDVMAIADILTGMVVDVSDLLDQARKRGDFVMFEGAQGTLLDIDHGTYPYVTSSNTTAGGVATGSGLGPRYVDYVLGIIKAYSTRVGAGPFPTELFDETGEFLCKQGNEFGATTGRRRRTGWLDAVAVRRAVQINSLSGFCLTKLDVLDGLKEVKICVGYRMPDGREVTTTPLAADDWEGIEPIYETMPGWSETTFGVKERSGLPQAALDYIKRIEELTEVPIDIISTGPDRTETMILRDPFDA